Proteins from a genomic interval of Nocardioides jishulii:
- a CDS encoding MerR family transcriptional regulator, with amino-acid sequence MYTIKHASEMLGVNVATLRAWERRYGIGAPHRTDAGYRLYDDEALRALSTMNAFVQEGMAPRQAAEETRRRLAGEAPADGSLAPGVSEAGRLSGTAEEATERLLVAAERLDVAAVSRLLDERFAMAGPEAVVDDWLLPAMRALGLAWASGRVTVAGEHMVAHAVVRKLSAAYEAAGAEGSGPRIVVGLPPKNRHEIGLLGFAVAARRAGLATTYVGADLPVADWLAAVEARSPVAVVLAASMTRDLGHLGAVVDALGAAHPDLLVAVGGALQDRAPESCLRLGHRVGDAARELAGRLSG; translated from the coding sequence ATGTACACGATCAAGCACGCCTCCGAGATGCTCGGGGTCAATGTCGCCACGCTGCGCGCGTGGGAGCGGCGCTACGGCATCGGCGCGCCCCACCGCACCGACGCCGGCTACCGCTTGTACGACGACGAGGCGTTGCGGGCGCTCAGCACCATGAACGCCTTCGTCCAGGAGGGGATGGCGCCGCGCCAGGCCGCCGAGGAGACGCGGCGTCGTCTGGCGGGCGAGGCGCCGGCCGACGGGTCGCTGGCTCCCGGCGTCAGCGAGGCAGGGCGCCTCAGTGGCACCGCCGAGGAGGCGACCGAACGACTGCTGGTCGCCGCCGAGCGGCTCGACGTCGCTGCGGTCTCCCGGCTCCTCGACGAGCGGTTCGCGATGGCTGGCCCCGAGGCCGTTGTGGACGACTGGCTGCTGCCCGCCATGCGCGCGCTCGGCCTGGCCTGGGCGTCGGGACGGGTGACCGTGGCTGGTGAGCACATGGTCGCGCACGCCGTCGTGCGGAAGCTGTCGGCAGCGTACGAGGCCGCTGGGGCGGAGGGCTCCGGGCCGCGCATCGTGGTGGGCCTGCCGCCGAAGAACCGTCATGAGATCGGCCTGCTCGGCTTCGCCGTGGCGGCGCGTCGGGCCGGCCTCGCCACCACCTACGTGGGCGCCGATCTTCCCGTCGCGGACTGGCTCGCCGCCGTCGAGGCACGCAGCCCGGTTGCGGTCGTGCTGGCCGCCAGCATGACCCGTGACCTCGGGCACCTCGGTGCCGTGGTCGACGCGCTGGGTGCGGCCCACCCCGACCTCCTCGTCGCCGTCGGCGGGGCGCTCCAGGACCGTGCGCCGGAGTCGTGCCTGCGGCTGGGCCACCGCGTCGGCGACGCCGCCCGCGAGCTCGCCGGCCGTCTCTCCGGCTAG
- a CDS encoding SDR family NAD(P)-dependent oxidoreductase, with protein MQVHDTAAIVTGGASGLGAATAAALAERGATVFAFDLPAAIENAPVVEGVSYVGVDVTDPEQVQGAVDAAAGAGVPLRTVVNCAGIGPSARILSRKGPHDLALFAKIVQVNLIGSFNVMTLAAEKVAATEALEHGQRGVIINTASIAAYDGQVGQAAYSASKGGIVGLNLPAARDLAQYGIRVLTIAPGIIETPMLATVSEEFRASLAAGVPFPQRLGRPEEYAQLALSLIDHDYLNGEVVRMDGALRMSPR; from the coding sequence ATGCAGGTCCATGACACCGCCGCGATCGTCACCGGCGGAGCCTCCGGCCTCGGCGCCGCGACCGCCGCCGCCCTCGCCGAGCGAGGCGCGACGGTCTTCGCGTTCGACCTCCCGGCCGCGATCGAGAACGCCCCGGTCGTCGAGGGCGTCTCCTACGTCGGCGTCGACGTGACCGACCCCGAGCAGGTCCAGGGCGCGGTCGACGCCGCCGCCGGCGCGGGAGTGCCGCTGCGTACGGTCGTCAACTGCGCGGGCATCGGCCCGTCGGCGCGCATCCTCAGCCGCAAGGGCCCCCACGACCTGGCGCTCTTCGCCAAGATCGTGCAGGTCAACCTCATCGGCTCCTTCAACGTGATGACCCTGGCTGCGGAGAAGGTCGCCGCCACCGAGGCGCTCGAGCACGGCCAGCGCGGCGTCATCATCAACACCGCCTCGATCGCCGCCTACGACGGGCAGGTCGGCCAAGCCGCCTACTCCGCCTCCAAGGGCGGCATCGTCGGCCTCAACCTCCCCGCCGCCCGCGACCTCGCGCAGTACGGCATCCGCGTCCTGACGATCGCGCCCGGCATCATCGAGACCCCGATGCTGGCCACCGTCTCGGAGGAGTTCCGCGCGTCGCTGGCCGCGGGGGTCCCCTTCCCCCAGCGCCTCGGGCGCCCCGAGGAGTACGCCCAGCTCGCGCTGTCGCTGATCGACCACGACTACCTCAACGGTGAGGTCGTGCGGATGGACGGCGCCCTGCGCATGTCGCCGCGCTGA
- a CDS encoding acyl-CoA dehydrogenase family protein, translated as MPARRILPTEEARDLLALVRQVATQELLPRSAQAEATETFPRDIFRTLGAMGVLGLPYPEELGGGGQPYEVYLQVLEEIGSVWSSVGVGVSVHALSCFGLATFGTDEQKQRWLPDMLGGELLGAYCLSEAHAGSDPAAMRTTARREGDEYVLNGAKAWTTHGGEADFYKVMARTGDGRNDISCFLVPADAPGLRADHPEKKMGLTGSTTATMVLTDVRVPVERRLGAEGEGLRIALAGLDSGRLGIAAVATGLAQGALDQAVAYAQERETFGQRIIDHQGLAFVLADMEAAVQTARAMTLHAARLKDAGLDFSREASIAKMTATDSAMKVTTDAVQVFGGAGYTRDFPVERYMREAKVMQIFEGTNQIQRMVISRSLDRSPGGAITGPGA; from the coding sequence ATGCCCGCACGCCGGATCCTTCCCACCGAGGAGGCCCGCGACCTGCTCGCGCTCGTACGCCAGGTCGCGACCCAGGAGCTGCTCCCCCGCTCCGCGCAGGCGGAGGCCACCGAGACCTTCCCGCGCGACATCTTCCGCACCCTCGGCGCCATGGGGGTGCTCGGACTGCCCTACCCCGAGGAGCTCGGCGGCGGCGGGCAGCCGTACGAGGTCTACCTCCAGGTGCTGGAGGAGATCGGCTCCGTCTGGTCGTCGGTCGGCGTGGGCGTCAGCGTGCACGCGCTGTCCTGCTTCGGACTGGCCACCTTCGGCACCGACGAGCAGAAGCAGCGCTGGCTGCCCGACATGCTGGGCGGCGAGCTGCTCGGCGCCTACTGCCTCTCCGAGGCGCACGCCGGCTCCGACCCCGCCGCGATGCGGACCACCGCCCGGCGCGAGGGCGACGAGTACGTCCTCAACGGGGCGAAGGCGTGGACCACGCACGGCGGCGAGGCCGACTTCTACAAGGTGATGGCCCGCACCGGCGACGGGCGCAACGACATCTCCTGCTTCCTGGTGCCAGCCGACGCCCCCGGCCTGCGCGCCGACCACCCCGAGAAGAAGATGGGGCTGACCGGCTCGACCACGGCCACCATGGTCCTCACCGACGTACGCGTGCCCGTCGAGCGCCGGCTCGGCGCCGAGGGCGAGGGCCTGCGCATCGCGCTGGCGGGCCTCGACTCAGGTCGCCTCGGGATCGCGGCGGTGGCCACGGGCCTCGCCCAGGGAGCCCTCGACCAGGCGGTCGCCTACGCCCAGGAGCGCGAGACCTTCGGCCAGCGGATCATCGACCACCAGGGCCTCGCCTTCGTGCTGGCCGACATGGAGGCCGCGGTCCAGACGGCCCGGGCCATGACGTTGCACGCGGCACGCCTCAAGGACGCCGGCCTCGACTTCAGCCGCGAGGCGAGCATCGCCAAGATGACCGCCACCGACAGCGCGATGAAGGTGACCACCGACGCCGTGCAGGTCTTCGGCGGCGCCGGCTACACCCGGGACTTCCCCGTCGAGCGCTACATGCGCGAGGCCAAGGTCATGCAGATCTTCGAGGGCACCAACCAGATCCAGCGCATGGTGATCAGCCGCTCCCTCGACCGCTCGCCGGGCGGCGCGATCACCGGCCCGGGGGCCTGA